A single genomic interval of Coleofasciculus sp. FACHB-1120 harbors:
- a CDS encoding TM0106 family RecB-like putative nuclease → MLLTVNMLRHYQRCSRRSFLDLYGDPTQQDFQSDFRAKLQQDRNALQQTILAGQTYHKPNYAWGDWHAGANATIALMQEGVELIYRGVLLKEEEVRIEDESFLHLPKTVTLVSCPDFLVKQPGQSNFGDWIYVPSDIHLGRRPKLEYQTVAAFHAHLLASVQGVLPDTVWLRLREKKAYAVNLSKWVPMMQALVEECIEMLLSRQEPEVFITRQRCNLCPWLNHCYAIAQEQQHLSLIPGVTPSRYQHLQTLELTSRESLASVSPAFLEPALGEEVAQQLVQQAQSVVQNRAMLLEKPFAIAKTTKTAEWLMDNPSSLLSPIELYFDIEAEPSLELDYLLGVLVVDRQANTETFYPFLAEEPNDEELVWQQFLDLVWTYPLAPIFHFCDYEILTMKRLAKCYNTPPERLRPVLSRFVDIHDWVTGMVTLPVESYALKAIAHWLGFEWRDAGANGQVCIYWYDQWLKTRDRTFLDAILRYNEDDCRATRHLKDWLVDFMQDASQLETARE, encoded by the coding sequence ATGCTGCTAACTGTTAATATGTTGCGGCACTACCAACGTTGTAGTCGCCGGTCTTTTCTCGATTTATATGGAGATCCTACCCAGCAGGATTTTCAAAGTGATTTTCGCGCCAAATTGCAACAGGATCGGAATGCTCTCCAGCAAACCATTCTGGCGGGACAGACTTATCACAAACCCAATTATGCTTGGGGAGATTGGCACGCCGGTGCAAATGCCACCATTGCCTTGATGCAAGAGGGCGTTGAGCTAATTTACCGAGGCGTGCTTCTGAAAGAGGAAGAAGTAAGGATAGAGGATGAATCCTTCTTGCACCTTCCAAAGACAGTGACCCTCGTGAGTTGTCCCGATTTTTTGGTTAAACAACCCGGACAATCAAACTTTGGCGATTGGATTTACGTTCCCAGTGACATTCATTTAGGTCGGCGTCCTAAGCTGGAATATCAAACGGTTGCAGCTTTTCACGCTCATCTGCTGGCATCTGTTCAGGGGGTTTTGCCGGATACGGTTTGGCTGCGATTACGGGAAAAAAAGGCTTATGCAGTCAATTTGAGTAAATGGGTGCCGATGATGCAGGCACTTGTAGAGGAGTGTATCGAAATGCTCCTGTCTCGGCAAGAGCCAGAGGTGTTCATTACCCGTCAGCGGTGCAATCTTTGCCCTTGGTTAAATCACTGCTATGCGATCGCTCAAGAACAGCAACATCTCTCTTTGATTCCGGGTGTAACACCAAGTCGCTATCAGCATTTGCAGACGCTTGAACTGACGAGTCGGGAGTCTTTGGCGAGTGTCAGTCCGGCTTTTTTGGAGCCAGCTTTGGGAGAGGAGGTAGCGCAACAGCTAGTACAGCAAGCGCAATCGGTGGTACAGAATCGGGCGATGCTTCTGGAGAAACCCTTTGCGATCGCTAAAACCACTAAAACAGCAGAATGGTTGATGGACAATCCATCTTCTCTCCTTTCACCTATCGAACTTTACTTTGATATTGAAGCAGAACCGTCGCTAGAACTGGATTATCTGCTGGGAGTTTTAGTGGTTGATCGTCAAGCCAACACAGAAACGTTTTATCCTTTCTTAGCAGAAGAACCCAACGACGAAGAATTGGTTTGGCAGCAATTTTTAGATTTGGTTTGGACTTATCCTCTTGCTCCCATTTTCCATTTCTGCGACTACGAAATCTTGACGATGAAGCGACTGGCTAAATGCTACAACACTCCGCCGGAGAGGCTACGTCCGGTGCTATCGCGGTTTGTGGATATCCACGACTGGGTGACAGGAATGGTGACACTACCAGTCGAAAGTTATGCTTTAAAAGCGATCGCCCATTGGTTGGGCTTTGAGTGGCGCGATGCGGGGGCGAATGGGCAAGTGTGTATCTATTGGTACGACCAATGGTTAAAAACACGCGATCGCACTTTCCTCGATGCCATTCTGCGCTACAACGAGGACGATTGCCGCGCTACCCGTCACCTGAAAGACTGGCTGGTAGACTTTATGCAGGATGCGTCTCAGTTGGAAACTGCGCGGGAATGA
- the gltX gene encoding glutamate--tRNA ligase: MTVRVRIAPSPTGNLHIGTARTAVFNWLFARHHGGEFILRIEDTDEARSRPEYTQNILDGLKWMGMTWDEGPFFQSKRLDLYRKAIQTLVDKGYAYRCYTSEAELDELRTAQAARKEAPRYDNRHRNLTPEQQAAFEAEGRRPVLRFKIDDDREISWNDLVRGKVSWKASDLGGDMVIARASDDPVGQPLYNLAVVVDDIDMRITHVIRGEDHIANTAKQILLYEALGSAIPEFAHTPLILNKEGKKLSKRDGVTSISDFQQMGYTPEALANYMTLLGWTPPDSTKEIFTLPEAAQQFGFERVNKAGAKFDWDKLNWLNSQYLHKMPIDELLNQLIPYWQAAGYEFDPISDRSWLEPLTSLLSASLTRLQDAVEMSRIFFSQTVAYSEEGLTQLQQEGTETALQAILDALENYQTLTAEGAQDIIKQLTKEKNLKKGLVMRSFRAALTGDLHGPDLIQSWLILNHRGLDKLRLQQALEK; the protein is encoded by the coding sequence GTGACCGTTAGAGTTCGGATTGCACCAAGTCCTACTGGGAACTTACATATTGGGACGGCGAGAACCGCTGTATTTAACTGGTTGTTTGCTCGCCATCATGGCGGCGAGTTCATCCTGCGAATTGAAGACACAGATGAAGCGCGATCGCGCCCCGAATATACTCAAAACATCCTTGATGGTCTGAAATGGATGGGAATGACCTGGGATGAGGGGCCGTTTTTTCAATCTAAGCGCCTCGACCTCTACCGCAAAGCCATTCAAACTTTAGTAGATAAGGGCTATGCTTATCGCTGCTATACCAGCGAAGCCGAACTAGACGAATTGCGGACGGCTCAAGCGGCGAGAAAAGAGGCTCCCCGTTATGACAACCGCCACCGGAATTTGACGCCAGAACAACAAGCAGCTTTTGAAGCCGAAGGGCGTCGTCCGGTGCTTCGCTTTAAAATTGATGATGACCGGGAGATTTCCTGGAACGATCTGGTAAGAGGCAAAGTTAGCTGGAAAGCCAGCGACCTCGGCGGCGATATGGTGATTGCCCGTGCCTCAGACGATCCAGTTGGTCAGCCGCTGTACAATTTGGCAGTGGTGGTGGATGACATTGATATGCGGATCACCCATGTCATCCGGGGAGAAGACCATATTGCGAATACAGCTAAGCAAATTTTGCTCTATGAGGCACTGGGAAGTGCAATCCCCGAATTTGCCCATACGCCCTTGATTTTGAATAAGGAAGGCAAAAAGCTCTCGAAGCGGGATGGCGTTACTTCCATTTCCGACTTCCAACAAATGGGCTACACACCTGAAGCCTTGGCGAATTACATGACATTACTGGGCTGGACGCCCCCAGATTCCACAAAGGAAATCTTTACTTTGCCAGAAGCGGCTCAACAGTTCGGCTTTGAGCGAGTCAATAAGGCAGGGGCAAAGTTTGACTGGGATAAGCTGAATTGGCTCAACAGTCAGTATTTGCACAAGATGCCGATAGATGAGCTATTAAATCAGCTGATTCCCTACTGGCAGGCGGCTGGATACGAATTTGACCCGATAAGCGATCGCTCATGGTTAGAACCGCTCACCAGCCTGCTGAGTGCCAGCCTGACCCGCTTGCAGGATGCAGTCGAGATGAGTCGGATATTCTTTAGCCAGACTGTAGCCTACAGCGAAGAAGGATTGACTCAGTTGCAGCAGGAAGGCACTGAAACCGCTTTGCAAGCGATTCTGGACGCCCTGGAAAATTATCAAACCTTGACAGCAGAGGGTGCCCAAGACATCATCAAACAGCTGACCAAGGAGAAGAATCTGAAGAAAGGATTAGTGATGCGAAGTTTTCGCGCGGCTCTAACCGGCGATTTGCATGGTCCTGATTTGATTCAATCTTGGTTGATCCTGAATCATCGGGGTCTGGACAAGCTACGTTTACAGCAAGCCCTAGAAAAGTAA
- a CDS encoding esterase-like activity of phytase family protein produces the protein MSKIDKFFTSFCFIGGLTTAVLIAHPAQAFKITGVDYLGQSTFPTGFSFQGTELGGLSGITYDASKNVYYSISDDRSEKALARFYTLKIDISQGSLKQGGVTPVDVTTLLNNNGQPFAPLSLDPEGIALTSRGSLFISSEGDANQLINPFVNEFSLAGQQLQTLPVPQKFLPTAAKDSGIRNNLAFESLTLTTDQNYLFTATENALAQDGSVADIKVASPSRILKYNLVTGKPEQEFLYVTDPVAAVPNPADSFKTNGLVDLLAVDEDTFLSLERSFSTGVGNTIKLFEVSLEKASDISSINSLSGINLNTIKPAQKKLLLDFDKLSLALDNIEGLTFGPDLADGRKSLIVVSDNNFSPTQFTQVLAFGIGAKSAAHRSVPEPSALAGLAFAALMSIKVKRRIHS, from the coding sequence ATGAGTAAGATCGATAAATTTTTTACATCTTTCTGTTTTATTGGTGGATTAACTACAGCAGTTTTGATAGCGCATCCCGCTCAGGCATTCAAAATTACCGGCGTGGATTACTTAGGGCAATCCACTTTTCCGACTGGTTTTTCATTTCAGGGAACTGAATTGGGAGGGCTATCAGGAATTACTTACGATGCCAGTAAAAACGTCTATTACAGTATTTCCGATGACCGGAGTGAAAAGGCACTGGCTCGGTTTTATACCCTCAAAATTGATATTTCTCAGGGTTCTTTAAAGCAGGGGGGAGTGACGCCTGTAGATGTGACGACCTTGTTAAATAATAATGGTCAACCTTTTGCTCCTTTAAGTCTCGATCCAGAAGGGATTGCCTTAACTAGCAGGGGAAGTCTATTTATCTCTTCTGAAGGAGATGCTAACCAATTAATTAATCCTTTTGTTAATGAATTTTCTTTGGCAGGTCAGCAACTGCAAACCCTGCCAGTTCCTCAGAAATTTTTACCAACAGCGGCTAAAGATAGCGGAATTCGCAATAACTTAGCCTTTGAAAGCTTGACGCTTACAACTGACCAAAACTATTTGTTTACAGCTACAGAAAATGCCTTGGCTCAGGATGGTTCGGTTGCCGACATCAAGGTGGCAAGTCCTTCGCGAATATTGAAATATAACCTCGTAACTGGGAAGCCGGAACAGGAATTTTTATACGTTACCGATCCAGTTGCCGCAGTACCAAATCCTGCTGATAGTTTCAAGACCAACGGTTTAGTAGATTTGCTAGCAGTGGATGAGGATACTTTTCTTAGTTTAGAACGGTCTTTTTCTACTGGAGTGGGGAACACGATCAAGCTATTTGAGGTGTCTTTAGAAAAGGCAAGCGATATTAGCAGTATTAACAGTCTCAGTGGAATCAACCTCAACACTATCAAACCAGCTCAGAAAAAACTGCTGCTTGATTTCGACAAGTTAAGTCTGGCTCTAGATAATATTGAAGGGTTGACTTTTGGCCCTGATTTGGCAGATGGACGAAAGTCGCTGATTGTAGTTAGCGATAACAATTTTAGTCCGACTCAGTTTACCCAGGTACTCGCCTTTGGCATTGGCGCTAAGTCAGCGGCGCATCGTTCTGTTCCGGAACCTTCGGCACTCGCAGGTTTGGCATTTGCTGCACTTATGAGCATTAAAGTCAAGCGCCGCATTCATAGTTAA
- a CDS encoding ISL3 family transposase: MTVKKGSKHLTELLNLEGIKVISQRQPEGIGIILQLQPIWKESVCPRCRTKSQRVHQNHRYLVKDLPWGEKPVFLEINRRQFKCEKCRKPFSEELDFIKKRRTYTKRLATQILQEVLENDIHNVAKKSVVTTEEIERMLKDAASELLESKPTELKRLGIDEIALTKGKGNYCAVLIDLEKSKLIGIIDGRTQAEISQVIRGWGREVLESIEEVTIDLWKGYKNLVIELMPKAQVVADRFHVMAQINKELDIQRKREKRKVEDLIKTAKRLEEKAEHEQVLAGLKKSKYALLKNEKDLSEEQESKLVQVKAVSSELKIMHELKEEIRKIFKQSENWLTGLLKLGIWLASAKKYFPSSQKTIIRWLDEIIAYFDNKTTSGVVEGINNKLKLIKRSAYSFRNFENYRIRCLLSWHINC, translated from the coding sequence ATGACCGTGAAAAAGGGGAGCAAACATCTAACAGAGCTGCTGAATCTAGAGGGAATCAAAGTAATTTCGCAGCGCCAGCCTGAAGGGATTGGGATAATTTTGCAGCTTCAGCCAATCTGGAAAGAAAGTGTATGTCCACGTTGTCGAACAAAAAGTCAGAGAGTCCATCAAAATCATCGATATCTAGTTAAAGATTTACCTTGGGGAGAAAAGCCAGTATTTCTAGAAATTAACAGGCGACAATTCAAATGTGAAAAATGTCGAAAGCCGTTTAGTGAAGAGTTAGATTTTATTAAAAAAAGAAGGACTTACACAAAAAGGCTAGCTACCCAAATCTTACAAGAAGTTCTGGAGAACGATATCCACAATGTCGCAAAAAAAAGTGTGGTGACAACAGAAGAAATAGAAAGGATGTTAAAAGATGCGGCTTCAGAACTATTAGAATCAAAACCGACCGAGTTGAAGAGATTAGGGATTGATGAAATAGCGCTAACCAAAGGAAAAGGAAATTACTGTGCAGTATTGATAGATTTAGAGAAGTCTAAATTAATCGGGATTATCGATGGAAGGACACAAGCAGAAATTAGTCAAGTCATCAGGGGATGGGGGAGAGAGGTCTTAGAGTCAATAGAAGAAGTAACTATAGATTTATGGAAAGGCTACAAAAATCTAGTAATAGAATTAATGCCAAAGGCTCAGGTAGTTGCCGACAGATTTCATGTGATGGCACAAATCAACAAGGAGTTAGATATTCAGAGGAAGAGAGAGAAAAGAAAGGTAGAAGACTTAATTAAAACAGCTAAAAGGTTAGAAGAGAAAGCAGAACATGAACAAGTATTAGCGGGATTAAAGAAAAGTAAGTATGCCTTACTAAAGAACGAGAAAGACCTGAGTGAAGAGCAAGAAAGTAAACTTGTTCAAGTTAAAGCGGTATCTTCTGAACTTAAAATAATGCATGAGTTAAAAGAGGAGATAAGAAAGATATTTAAGCAGAGTGAGAATTGGTTAACGGGGTTATTAAAACTGGGGATATGGCTAGCCAGTGCGAAAAAGTATTTTCCCAGTAGTCAGAAAACTATTATCCGTTGGCTTGATGAAATTATTGCTTACTTTGACAACAAGACTACGAGTGGTGTTGTTGAGGGCATCAACAATAAGCTCAAGTTGATTAAACGCTCTGCCTATAGTTTTAGAAACTTTGAGAATTACCGAATTAGGTGCTTGCTTAGTTGGCACATTAATTGTTGA